The genomic region GCCGGGCTGGCGTCAATAGCCTTTTGACTATCAGAAAAATGAATTGGGAAGGGACTATGGTTTTGGACGAAGGCAAGCATGTTTTTGACGGGCACGAAAAACACCATACAGTGGAAGGGCCAAAATTGTACAAAAAGGATGGCTATTATTATATGTGTGCTCCTGCTGGCGGTGTAGAACAGGGCTGGCAACTGGTCCTAAGGTCAAAAAATATATATGGCCCCTATGAGGAGAAGATCGTGATGGAGCAGGGAAGCACCGATATCAACGGTCCTCACCAAGGGGCCTGGGTGGATACTCAAAAAGGGGAATCCTGGTTTGTCCATTTCCAGGATCAAGGGGTATACGGACGTGTATTGCACCTCAATCAAATTAATTGGGCTGAAGGTTGGCCATTAATGGGCAAAGATTTGGATGGCAACGGCATAGGGGAACCTTTGAAAAAGTATACCAAGCCTAATGTGGGAGGAAGCTATCCTATGGCTACCCCTCAGGAATCGGATGACTTTGAGAACGGAAGCCCTGGATTACAATGGCAATGGTATGCAAACCCTTCAGTGAAGTGGAGTGCCCAAATTCCGGGAACAGATTACCTCCGTCTTTTTGCCATGAGTAAAAAAGACCTCCCTAACCTTTGGGATCAGCCCAACCTATTAATGCAGAAGCTCCCTGCTCCTGATTTTTCTGCAATCACAAAAGTAAAGTTAGGCATTGAGTGGGATACCCCTGGGAAGATTGCAGGTTTGATTATGATGGGACAATCCTATGGCTATGTAGGGATTATTTATGAAGACGGGGATTATTATGTGCGGCAAGTTACTTGTGCGGATGCTATTGATGGGAGTCCGGAAAAGGTGGTGGAAGAATTTAAGTTGAACTCCAATGAGGTTTTCCTCAAAATGGAAGTGAGTGCTCCATTGGCCACTTGCTATTACAGTTACAGTGAGGATGGAGAAAATTATAAACCCATAGGTGAAGCATTTGAAGCTAAAAAGGACCTTTGGATATCGGCCAAAATGGGATTGTTCTGTGTAAGTGAATCCGATGTTAGAATGGGCAGCTATGCAGATTTCGATTGGTTTAGGGTAAACCCTATCCAGTAATTAACCTTTAACCCAAAATAAAATTAAATGAACTTTAAAAGAGCTACTCTTCTTGTTTGTGCTGTTTTTTCCTTTACTATAGGATTTGCCCAAAGGATCCTTGAAGACACCAAAAATACCCTCCATTCCCCTGATGGGAATTTCAAATTTGAGGTTTATCAGAAAGAATTGGAAAAAGGGAAAAAGCAACTTTACTATACCGTAGATTTTAATGGGCAATCTATTATTTTAGAATCTGAGCTTGGAGTATTGATTGAAAACCAACTTTTCGAATCTGCCTTAGCTGTACCCAATGATACGACTACTGTTTGGGGTGAAAATCTGGATTTGATCGCTACTACCAAAGATGTTCAAGATGAAACATGGAAGCCATTGTATGGTGAACGAAATGAAATCCGTAACCATTATAATGAGCTTACTTTACATTTTCAGAAATATGGAAACCCGGAAGAGGGGTTGGTAAAAGGCCATTCCGGGAAATTTTACGACAAGCGTCAGCAATATAATATGGATTTGGTGATCAGGGCCTATGATGAAGGTATTGCTTTCAGTTATCATTTTCCAGAAACCAGCAATGGCCTTTTTCTCCATATTACAGGTGAACAAACTTCATTTACACTCCCGGAAGGAACCATGGCCTATTATGAAGGTTGGGCGCAGGGGCCGTATGAATTGAAGCCTTTGAAAAATTGGCCTGAGGAAAGTGAGAGGCCTTTGACTTTGACTTTGGAAAACGGCCTGACCTTGGCATTGACAGAAGCCCGATTGGTAAATTTTGCCCGAACAAAGTTCAGGTTAAGTGAAGATAAGCCCAATACCCTGGAAACCTCTCTTTATAATGAGGTCGATGTGATCAGCCCTTACAGTACTCCCTGGAGAGTGATCATGGCAGCAGAGCAACCAGGACAGCTTTTGGAAAATAATGATTTGATCCTCAACCTGAATCCCAAAAATCAAATTGCCAATACTTCCTGGATAAAACCCGGGAAAGTTTTCCGTTCAGATTTGACCACGGAAGCGGCCAAGGAAGCTGTGGATTTTGCTTCAGAGAGAAACATTCAGTATGTTCATTTGGATGCGGGTTGGTACGGTCCAGAAGTGAAATTTTCCACGGATGCAAGTACTATTGATCCTGATCGCGATCTGGATTTGCAGGAAGTGATCAATTATGGGGCTACCAAGGATATTGGAATTTTCGTCTATGTCAATCAAAGACCGCTTTCGTGGCAGTTGGACGAGCTATTACCTTTGTACCAAAGTTGGGGGCTAAGGGGCCTTAAGTTTGGATTTGTTCAAATTGGTTCTGACAAATGGACCAGTTGGATGCATGAAGCCATAACGAAAGCTGCCTATCATCACTTGATGGTCAATGTTCATGATGAATATAGACCAACAGGATTTAGCCGAACCTATCCCAATTTGATGACCCAAGAAGGCATCCGGGGCAATGAGGAAATGCCCGATGCAGACCATAATACTATATTGCCATTCACCCGGTATTTGGCTGGGGCTGGGGACTACACCATTTGTTATTACAATAACCGTATAAAAACCACTCATGCCCATCAACTGGCACTTTCTGTGGTTTATTATAGTCCTTTGCAATATATGTTCTGGTATGACAAACCTAATTTTTACCAAGGGGAACCAGAAATTGAATTTTTTGATAAAGTGAAAACGGTTTGGGATGATACAAAGGTGATTAATGGTGAAATTGGAAAATACATTACTGTTGCCCGAAGGGACAATAAGGATTGGTTTATAGGTTCAATTACCAATACGGATGCCAGGGACTTATCAGTTCCTTTGGACTTTTTAGAAGATGGCCAAAACTATATTGCCCATTTATATCTGGATGATGAAACAGTGGATACACGTACCCAAGTGGCCATCCATAAATATGCAGTGAAAAAGGGAGATAATCTTAAGTTGGTTCTTAAAGCAAGTGGAGGAGCTGCCCTCCACTTGGAAGCAGTGGAAAGCATTAGTGGGTATAAAAAATTACCTTCATCTGGTCTTTAAACTGAAAAAAGAAAAACTCAAGATAATGTTAAGTATTACTCAATACAAACCTACCTATTTGACCTGTGTTAAGGGACTGGTGAAAATGGTTGCCTTTTTGGTAACTGTTTTCCCTTTGTCCCTAAAAGCCCAGGAATTGGTAACCTATCAAGCTCCAGAAGGAGCCTTGTTAAATGAAGATTTTACTGTAAAAGTTAGGATACCCGGTAAGGAGTGGAAAAATCTGCCGGAATACCTGATTAAAGTCGATGAGGTAGTTGGAGGAAAGCACACCGTAAAGGAATCTTCAATGTCCTATTTTGACTTTTCGGGAGAAGTTGAAGTGATGGTAAAGTCCAAAAAAGGCAGGATTGAAACGGCAAAGGTTCGGCCTTTGTCCTATGAAATCATGCCTTATGTCAAAGGGGATGTCATGACTTTTAAACTTAGTGAACCAAGGAATCTTTCTGTTGAGGTAAATGGGGATATTTTCCATAACCTGCATTTGTTTGCCAATCCGGTTTTGGATTCAATTCCTGATAAAGATGATCCAAATGTGATTTATTTTGGAGCTGGTATTCATGAATTTGAGGATAATAAATTTTTGGTTCCCTCTAATAAAACGGTTTACATCTCTGGAGATGCAATATTACGGGGACAGCTATTGATCCATGATGCCGAAAATGTCAAAGTTATTGGCAGAGGAATGGTGGAGCATACGGTTAAAATGGGAGTGCATATCTCGAATTCCAATAATGTATTAGTGGAAGGAATTTTTACAACCCAATGCGCTACAGGAGGATCCAAAGATATGACCATCCGAAATGTAAAAAGCATCAGTTATTATGGATGGGGGGATGGCATGAATGTATTTGCCAGTAACAATGTGCTTTATGATGGGGTGTTTTGTAGAAATTCAGATGATTGCACCACCGTTTATGCCACAAGAAAGGACTTTATAGGAGGAGCGAAAAACATCACCATGCAGAATTCAACCCTTTGGGCAGATGTGGCCCATCCTATTTTTATTGGGATACATGGAAATGCAGAAAATCCCGATGTGATTGAAGATCTTACTTTTAAGAATATTGATATCCTTGATCATAAGGAGACCCAAATTGATTATCAGGGCTGTTTGGCTATCAATGGTGGGGATAACAACCTTATTCGAAATGTGCGGTTTGAAGATATTCGAATAGAGGATTTTAGGCAAGGCCAATTGATTAACTTGAGGATCTTCTACAACAAAAAATATTGTAAAGCTCCTGGAAAGGGAATTGAAAATGTATTGTTTAAAAACATTTCCTATATCGGTAATAATGCTGAATTGTCTATTATTTCAGGCTATAACGAGGAAAGGGGAATAAAGAATATTCGGTTTGAAAATCTGAGTGTTAATGGAGAAATCATCCATGACCATATGGAAGGAAAGCCTTCCTGGTATAAGACTTCCGACTTGGCTAATATTTATGTTGGCGAGCATGTGGAAGGTGTTTCTTTTATTAAAACTGATGACTAAGGTTAACCGCAAGGTGCACATTGGTTTTGCAATGTACGCAATGAAAAAACTAACTAGCCCGGCGTTCTTCCTATTCTCATTTGCGGAAAAAAAGAAGTTTTTATATCAATCAATAACCCATGATTAACTACTTGAAAACATTTGTTGTTTTAATTCTAATTACAATTTTCTGTTTAAATACTGTTTGGGCTCAAAAGCGGGAATATTTACTGCATACCGACCAGAATA from Echinicola jeungdonensis harbors:
- a CDS encoding glycoside hydrolase family 43 protein, giving the protein MNKVNSLLLMGFCGLLWSFEGVSQQEMSKENIAGFEFNDQPYVSNVWVSDQGDGTFTNPVLYADYSDPDVIRIGDDYFMTVSSFNCTPGLPILHSNDLVNWQIVNYALDKQIPEEVFAVPQHSKGVWAPTIRYHEDMYYIYWGDPDFGVYMVKTDDPYGKWSEPLLVLEGKGIIDPSPLWDGDQAYLVHAWAGSRAGVNSLLTIRKMNWEGTMVLDEGKHVFDGHEKHHTVEGPKLYKKDGYYYMCAPAGGVEQGWQLVLRSKNIYGPYEEKIVMEQGSTDINGPHQGAWVDTQKGESWFVHFQDQGVYGRVLHLNQINWAEGWPLMGKDLDGNGIGEPLKKYTKPNVGGSYPMATPQESDDFENGSPGLQWQWYANPSVKWSAQIPGTDYLRLFAMSKKDLPNLWDQPNLLMQKLPAPDFSAITKVKLGIEWDTPGKIAGLIMMGQSYGYVGIIYEDGDYYVRQVTCADAIDGSPEKVVEEFKLNSNEVFLKMEVSAPLATCYYSYSEDGENYKPIGEAFEAKKDLWISAKMGLFCVSESDVRMGSYADFDWFRVNPIQ
- a CDS encoding glycoside hydrolase family 97 protein; the protein is MNFKRATLLVCAVFSFTIGFAQRILEDTKNTLHSPDGNFKFEVYQKELEKGKKQLYYTVDFNGQSIILESELGVLIENQLFESALAVPNDTTTVWGENLDLIATTKDVQDETWKPLYGERNEIRNHYNELTLHFQKYGNPEEGLVKGHSGKFYDKRQQYNMDLVIRAYDEGIAFSYHFPETSNGLFLHITGEQTSFTLPEGTMAYYEGWAQGPYELKPLKNWPEESERPLTLTLENGLTLALTEARLVNFARTKFRLSEDKPNTLETSLYNEVDVISPYSTPWRVIMAAEQPGQLLENNDLILNLNPKNQIANTSWIKPGKVFRSDLTTEAAKEAVDFASERNIQYVHLDAGWYGPEVKFSTDASTIDPDRDLDLQEVINYGATKDIGIFVYVNQRPLSWQLDELLPLYQSWGLRGLKFGFVQIGSDKWTSWMHEAITKAAYHHLMVNVHDEYRPTGFSRTYPNLMTQEGIRGNEEMPDADHNTILPFTRYLAGAGDYTICYYNNRIKTTHAHQLALSVVYYSPLQYMFWYDKPNFYQGEPEIEFFDKVKTVWDDTKVINGEIGKYITVARRDNKDWFIGSITNTDARDLSVPLDFLEDGQNYIAHLYLDDETVDTRTQVAIHKYAVKKGDNLKLVLKASGGAALHLEAVESISGYKKLPSSGL
- a CDS encoding glycosyl hydrolase family 28 protein, with the translated sequence MLSITQYKPTYLTCVKGLVKMVAFLVTVFPLSLKAQELVTYQAPEGALLNEDFTVKVRIPGKEWKNLPEYLIKVDEVVGGKHTVKESSMSYFDFSGEVEVMVKSKKGRIETAKVRPLSYEIMPYVKGDVMTFKLSEPRNLSVEVNGDIFHNLHLFANPVLDSIPDKDDPNVIYFGAGIHEFEDNKFLVPSNKTVYISGDAILRGQLLIHDAENVKVIGRGMVEHTVKMGVHISNSNNVLVEGIFTTQCATGGSKDMTIRNVKSISYYGWGDGMNVFASNNVLYDGVFCRNSDDCTTVYATRKDFIGGAKNITMQNSTLWADVAHPIFIGIHGNAENPDVIEDLTFKNIDILDHKETQIDYQGCLAINGGDNNLIRNVRFEDIRIEDFRQGQLINLRIFYNKKYCKAPGKGIENVLFKNISYIGNNAELSIISGYNEERGIKNIRFENLSVNGEIIHDHMEGKPSWYKTSDLANIYVGEHVEGVSFIKTDD